In the Methanothermobacter marburgensis str. Marburg genome, AATATTTAAAGTTTGCGGTCCCCTCATCTGAGGCGGGTCTGCCTTTCACGGCCGGTGATCTCATGTATATCCCTGCCCCTCTCAAGGGCAATATCAAGGTCAAGCCTGTAATTTTCCGATGGTGTCATCTCAAGGTCAGCCGGTGAAAGGAAAATCCAGTCCCTGTACCTGAATTTTACCCCGATATAGGGTTCTGCACCGAACATCTCTGAAAACTCCAGAAGCCCCTTTATCTTCCCTGAGTCAATGTATATGCGCTCACCGGATGTCATCTTAACCTCGATTGCAAGGTATATCTCTCCGTTCCCTGCAATGATGTCAGGGAGGGGCTTTTTTGTGGCCCCACCAGAGGCCGGTGCTCTCATGGCAGCAAAATCCTTTTCCCAGAGGAGTTTTACAAGGTCCCTCTCTCCCCGCGATCCATCCCTAACCATTAAAACACCCTGAGACCCACAATTCTTCCTTCCCAGATACACTAAATAACACTCTCTATCCTCTCTCCAGACACATTAAACAACAACCTGGACACACTAAACAACACTCTCTATTCTCCTCGCCCTGAAGGTCCCCCTTCCACTGTCACTGAGCCAGTCAATGAGCGCATCCTTTACAATGACATTCTGGTCATGGAGATGGATGTCAACTGTCAAACCGGACCTGTTGAACCTCTCATCAGAGGGTATGAAACGTATAAATGTCCCTGTAAAGTGGTACCTTGTTTTAAGGAACCACTGTGTCAGGTATATGCCCTCCATGATTCCTATCTCCTCGCCCTCCTGGATCACGGTAGCCCTGAAGGAGGCGCAGGTCCTTTCAATACGTATCATATAATCAGCCGTGGTGTTCTGAGATAATCTGATCTACGGAATCCGTAGCCGGTACTGAAAATCTTCATCATAACACAATAAATAATTTTCCATGGATGATTAATAAAACCTCTAAATGGATCGGTGATTTCACCTGGATCGCGGATAATCAGATGGATGACAATAAACCGTGTGCCGGTGCCCGAACTTTATATTTTCCAGAAGTTGATTCAGAACAGAAAAAATGATTGATGAGAATGGGGCCGGGGCCGAGATTTGAACCCGAGTCGCGGGATCCACAGTCCCGAAGGATAACCACCTACCCCACCCCGGCAGTTGAATTCTATCACAGTGCGGGGGCAGGGATTCGAACCCTGGTAGGCCTACGCCAACAGGTCCTAAGCCTGTCCCCTTTGGCCAGCTCGGGCACCCCCGCAGCAATGATGCTCAATATGAAGAATAATCAT is a window encoding:
- the hjc gene encoding Holliday junction resolvase Hjc → MVRDGSRGERDLVKLLWEKDFAAMRAPASGGATKKPLPDIIAGNGEIYLAIEVKMTSGERIYIDSGKIKGLLEFSEMFGAEPYIGVKFRYRDWIFLSPADLEMTPSENYRLDLDIALERGRDIHEITGRERQTRLR